The Solanum lycopersicum chromosome 9, SLM_r2.1 genome window below encodes:
- the LOC138338260 gene encoding F-box/kelch-repeat protein At3g18720-like, translated as MEDALWSDCIPLDILGLISSRLVAAEYFIFRAVCKRWRDAPLTPPHRPAQPEKSPCLITLRGDSGIIEFFHPVYNVMTTTSIPNPKLMDSRIRSSKDNWLLVSNGSRGMFFFNPVSNDITELPDLPYDNICPSWTFSCPPDSSSACFVVGIDYAGNPPDVYIIKVGETSWTYHNLDDPADRYKCFCLSACTSPIFFKNNIVYVLGDKGTLGILTINENSIPSWKFYGKPFPRRRLNPIQYVYTAEDVDNEGMLVVFLSHHEGKVEALEPRIDEIRGKHGSGHYIRGQDMTETRE; from the exons aTGGAGGATGCATTGTGGTCAGATTGCATTCCGTTAGATATACTCGGTTTAATATCATCACGTCTGGTTGCTgcagaatattttatttttcgtgcCGTTTGTAAACGATGGCGCGACGCACCTTTGACACCTCCACATCGTCCTGCCCAACCAGAAAAATCGCCTTGTTTGATCACATTGCGTGGAGATTCCGGAATTATTGAATTCTTTCATCCCGTGTACAATGTCATGACGACTACTTCTATCCCAAACCCAAAATTAATGGACTCCCGAATTCGTAGTTCAAAAGATAATTGGTTACTCGTAAGTAATGGCAGCCGTGGCATGTTCTTTTTCAATCCTGTTAGCAATGACATAACTGAGCTTCCTGATCTGCCGTATGATAATATTTGCCCTTCTTGGACATTTTCGTGTCCTCCAGACTCATCGTCTGCTTGTTTTGTTGTTGGTATTGATTACGCTGGCAATCCCCCAGACGTATACATCATCAAAGTTGGAGAGACTAGTTGGACGTATCATAACTTAGACGATCCAGCAGATAGATATAAATGTTTTTGTTTATCGGCATGCACTAGtccaatatttttcaagaataatATTGTCTATGTATTGGGAGATAAAGGAACTTTGGGAATACTGACCATCAACGAAAACTCAATTCCTAGTTGGAAATTTTATGGGAAACCCTTTCCGCGTAGAAGACTAAATCCAATCCAATATGTTTACACGGCAGAAGATGTCGATAACGAAGGAATGTTAGTTGTATTTCTATCTCACCATGAAGGGAAAGTAGAG GCACTTGAGCCTAGAATTGATGAAATTCGAGGAAAACATGGAAGCGGTCACTATATTAGGGGGCAAGACATGACTGAGACAAGAGAATGA
- the LOC101264663 gene encoding double-strand break repair protein MRE11 isoform X1: protein MDDTSRDEGSNTIRILVATDCHLGYMEKDEVRRHDSFQAFEEICSIAEKKQVDFVLLGGDLFHENKPSRATLVKAIEILRRYCLNDQPVQFQVVSDQTVNFANLFGHVNYEDPHFNVGLPVFSIHGNHDDPAGVDNLSAVDILSACNLVNYFGKMDLGGSGVGQIALHPILIRKGLTSVALYGLGNIRDERLNRMFQTPHAVQWMRPEAQEGCQVSDWFNILVLHQNRVKANPKNAINEHFLPRFLDFIVWGHEHECLVDPQEVPGMGFHITQPGSSVATSLIEGESKQKHVLLLEIKGNQYRPTKIPLNSVRPFEYTEVVLKDEPDIDPNDHSSILEHLDKVVKKLIERSSQKANNGSVKLPLVRVKVDYSGFMTINPQRFGQKYVGKVANPQDILIFSKSSKKFGKEAKFDDSERLRPEELNQQNIEALVAESNLKMEVLPVSDLDVALHNFVNKDEKLAFYSCVQYNLEETRSKIARDSDPVKFEEDDIILKVGECLEERVKQRTERNKDDQPFSFSGQSLEDIRGKSTGVGSAVSFSDDEDGSMPSASKSTAGKGRKESSQSFRSSREASEVGKTSTRGRGRGRGRGRASNSLKQTTLDASLGFRQSQRSASVAASASVRSIAADDENVESPSSDEDAKQDTTVIDESSDDDKTVQAKGRKRAAPRGRSRGSATAAKRGRKPDSSSSSLQRMLMDVNEDDDDDDDDMTKKENKPRPRATRNYGALRR, encoded by the exons ATGGACGATACTTCAAG GGATGAGGGGAGCAACACCATTAGGATCCTAGTCGCTACGGACTGTCACTTGGGCTATATGGAGAAGGATGAAGTACGTAGGCATGATTCTTTTCAGGCATTTGAAGAGATATGTTCAATCGCGGAGAAAAAACAG GTGGACTTTGTGCTTCTCGGTGGTGATCTGTTTCATGAGAATAAGCCATCCAGGGCAACACTGGTGAAAGCCATTGAGATTCTTCGCCGCTATTGTCTCAATGATCAACCGGTGCAATTCCAAGTTGTTAGTGACCAGACAGTGAACTTTGCTAACCT ATTTGGTCATGTAAATTATGAAGATCCTCACTTTAATGTGGGGTTGCCTGTTTTCAGCATTCATGGCAATCACGATGATCCAGCTGGTGTG GACAACCTATCTGCAGTTGACATCCTTTCGGCATGCAATCTTGTCAACTATTTTGGTAAAATGGATCTCGGTGGTTCTGGTGTTGGACAGATCGCTCTGCACCCTATTCTTATCAGGAAG GGTTTAACATCAGTTGCTCTTTATGGTCTTGGGAATATCAGAGATGAACGGTTGAACAGAATGTTTCAA ACACCACATGCTGTACAATGGATGCGACCTGAGGCTCAGGAAGGGTGTCAAGTGTCAGACTGGTTCAACATTTTGGTACTTCACCAAAATAG AGTAAAGGCAAATCCAAAAAATGCAATAAATGAGCATTTCCTGCCTCGGTTTCTGGATTTTATTGTGTGGGGTCACGAACATGAATGCTTAGTGGATCCTCAG GAGGTTCCAGGTATGGGGTTTCACATTACTCAGCCAGGTTCATCTGTTGCGACATCACTGATTGAGGGtgaatcaaaacaaaaacatgTACTTCTATTAGAAATTAAG GGAAATCAATATCGTCCAACAAAGATACCTCTGAACTCAGTGCGTCCTTTTGAATATACTGAG GTTGTGCTGAAGGATGAACCTGATATTGATCCTAATGATCACAGTTCGATTCTTGAACATTTGGATAAAGTA GTCAAAAAGTTGATAGAAAGATCTAGTCAAAAGGCTAATAATGGATCTGTAAAGCTCCCTTTAGTTCGAGTAAAG GTAGACTACTCTGGGTTTATGACTATAAATCCTCAAAGGTTTGGACAAAAATATGTGGGGAAG GTTGCCAATCCACAGGATATTCTCATATTCTCAAAATCTTCAAAAAAGTTTGGCAAGGAAg CTAAATTTGATGATTCTGAGCGGCTTCGCCCTGAAGAATTGAATCAGCAAAACATTGAAGCTTTAGTTGCTGAGAGCAATTTG AAAATGGAGGTACTTCCAGTCAGCGATCTGGACGTTGCCCTGCACAATTTTGTTAACAAGGATGAGAAATTGGCTTTTTATTCTTGTGTACAATACAACCTTGAGGAAACTCGA AGCAAAATAGCTCGTGATTCAGATCCGGTGAAATTCGAAGaagatgatataattttaaaagttggaGAGTGCTTAGAG GAACGTGTCAAACAAAgaactgaaagaaataaagatgaTCAACCTTTCTCCTTTAGTGGACAGTCTTTGGAG GATATTAGAGGCAAAAGTACTGGAGTAGGATCTGCAGTTTCATTCAGTGATGATGAGGATGGCTCTATGCCCTCCGCCTCAAAGTCTACTGCTGGAAAAGGAAGGAAAGAGTCATCTCAATCTTTTAGATCCTCTCGTGAAGCTTCTGAAGTTGGCAAGACCTCTACAAGGGGAAGGGGTAGGGGTAGAGGCAGAGGAAGGGCTTCCAATAGCTTGAAGCAGACAACCCTTGATGCATCTCTGGGATTCCGTCAGTCACAGAG ATCTGCATCAGTTGCCGCATCTGCGTCAGTGCGAAGTATTGCCGCAGATGATGAGAATGTGGAATCTCCTTCAAGTGATGAAGATGCCAAACAGGACACTACCGTTATTGACGAAAGCTCA GATGATGATAAGACGGTTCAGGCCAAAGGACGCAAAAGGGCTGCTCCAAGGGGAAGGAGTAGAGGTTCAGCAACAGCGGCTAAAAGGGGAAGAAAACCAGATAGCTCCTCATCTTCACTTCAAAGGATGCTCATGGATGTTAATGaagatgacgatgacgatgatgatgacatGACAAAGAAAGAGAATAAACCTCGACCTCGG GCAACTAGGAATTATGGTGCTTTAAGGAGGTGA
- the LOC101264663 gene encoding double-strand break repair protein MRE11 isoform X2 encodes MENFSRDEGSNTIRILVATDCHLGYMEKDEVRRHDSFQAFEEICSIAEKKQVDFVLLGGDLFHENKPSRATLVKAIEILRRYCLNDQPVQFQVVSDQTVNFANLFGHVNYEDPHFNVGLPVFSIHGNHDDPAGVDNLSAVDILSACNLVNYFGKMDLGGSGVGQIALHPILIRKGLTSVALYGLGNIRDERLNRMFQTPHAVQWMRPEAQEGCQVSDWFNILVLHQNRVKANPKNAINEHFLPRFLDFIVWGHEHECLVDPQEVPGMGFHITQPGSSVATSLIEGESKQKHVLLLEIKGNQYRPTKIPLNSVRPFEYTEVVLKDEPDIDPNDHSSILEHLDKVVKKLIERSSQKANNGSVKLPLVRVKVDYSGFMTINPQRFGQKYVGKVANPQDILIFSKSSKKFGKEAKFDDSERLRPEELNQQNIEALVAESNLKMEVLPVSDLDVALHNFVNKDEKLAFYSCVQYNLEETRSKIARDSDPVKFEEDDIILKVGECLEERVKQRTERNKDDQPFSFSGQSLEDIRGKSTGVGSAVSFSDDEDGSMPSASKSTAGKGRKESSQSFRSSREASEVGKTSTRGRGRGRGRGRASNSLKQTTLDASLGFRQSQRSASVAASASVRSIAADDENVESPSSDEDAKQDTTVIDESSDDDKTVQAKGRKRAAPRGRSRGSATAAKRGRKPDSSSSSLQRMLMDVNEDDDDDDDDMTKKENKPRPRATRNYGALRR; translated from the exons ATGGAAAATTTCTCCAGGGATGAGGGGAGCAACACCATTAGGATCCTAGTCGCTACGGACTGTCACTTGGGCTATATGGAGAAGGATGAAGTACGTAGGCATGATTCTTTTCAGGCATTTGAAGAGATATGTTCAATCGCGGAGAAAAAACAG GTGGACTTTGTGCTTCTCGGTGGTGATCTGTTTCATGAGAATAAGCCATCCAGGGCAACACTGGTGAAAGCCATTGAGATTCTTCGCCGCTATTGTCTCAATGATCAACCGGTGCAATTCCAAGTTGTTAGTGACCAGACAGTGAACTTTGCTAACCT ATTTGGTCATGTAAATTATGAAGATCCTCACTTTAATGTGGGGTTGCCTGTTTTCAGCATTCATGGCAATCACGATGATCCAGCTGGTGTG GACAACCTATCTGCAGTTGACATCCTTTCGGCATGCAATCTTGTCAACTATTTTGGTAAAATGGATCTCGGTGGTTCTGGTGTTGGACAGATCGCTCTGCACCCTATTCTTATCAGGAAG GGTTTAACATCAGTTGCTCTTTATGGTCTTGGGAATATCAGAGATGAACGGTTGAACAGAATGTTTCAA ACACCACATGCTGTACAATGGATGCGACCTGAGGCTCAGGAAGGGTGTCAAGTGTCAGACTGGTTCAACATTTTGGTACTTCACCAAAATAG AGTAAAGGCAAATCCAAAAAATGCAATAAATGAGCATTTCCTGCCTCGGTTTCTGGATTTTATTGTGTGGGGTCACGAACATGAATGCTTAGTGGATCCTCAG GAGGTTCCAGGTATGGGGTTTCACATTACTCAGCCAGGTTCATCTGTTGCGACATCACTGATTGAGGGtgaatcaaaacaaaaacatgTACTTCTATTAGAAATTAAG GGAAATCAATATCGTCCAACAAAGATACCTCTGAACTCAGTGCGTCCTTTTGAATATACTGAG GTTGTGCTGAAGGATGAACCTGATATTGATCCTAATGATCACAGTTCGATTCTTGAACATTTGGATAAAGTA GTCAAAAAGTTGATAGAAAGATCTAGTCAAAAGGCTAATAATGGATCTGTAAAGCTCCCTTTAGTTCGAGTAAAG GTAGACTACTCTGGGTTTATGACTATAAATCCTCAAAGGTTTGGACAAAAATATGTGGGGAAG GTTGCCAATCCACAGGATATTCTCATATTCTCAAAATCTTCAAAAAAGTTTGGCAAGGAAg CTAAATTTGATGATTCTGAGCGGCTTCGCCCTGAAGAATTGAATCAGCAAAACATTGAAGCTTTAGTTGCTGAGAGCAATTTG AAAATGGAGGTACTTCCAGTCAGCGATCTGGACGTTGCCCTGCACAATTTTGTTAACAAGGATGAGAAATTGGCTTTTTATTCTTGTGTACAATACAACCTTGAGGAAACTCGA AGCAAAATAGCTCGTGATTCAGATCCGGTGAAATTCGAAGaagatgatataattttaaaagttggaGAGTGCTTAGAG GAACGTGTCAAACAAAgaactgaaagaaataaagatgaTCAACCTTTCTCCTTTAGTGGACAGTCTTTGGAG GATATTAGAGGCAAAAGTACTGGAGTAGGATCTGCAGTTTCATTCAGTGATGATGAGGATGGCTCTATGCCCTCCGCCTCAAAGTCTACTGCTGGAAAAGGAAGGAAAGAGTCATCTCAATCTTTTAGATCCTCTCGTGAAGCTTCTGAAGTTGGCAAGACCTCTACAAGGGGAAGGGGTAGGGGTAGAGGCAGAGGAAGGGCTTCCAATAGCTTGAAGCAGACAACCCTTGATGCATCTCTGGGATTCCGTCAGTCACAGAG ATCTGCATCAGTTGCCGCATCTGCGTCAGTGCGAAGTATTGCCGCAGATGATGAGAATGTGGAATCTCCTTCAAGTGATGAAGATGCCAAACAGGACACTACCGTTATTGACGAAAGCTCA GATGATGATAAGACGGTTCAGGCCAAAGGACGCAAAAGGGCTGCTCCAAGGGGAAGGAGTAGAGGTTCAGCAACAGCGGCTAAAAGGGGAAGAAAACCAGATAGCTCCTCATCTTCACTTCAAAGGATGCTCATGGATGTTAATGaagatgacgatgacgatgatgatgacatGACAAAGAAAGAGAATAAACCTCGACCTCGG GCAACTAGGAATTATGGTGCTTTAAGGAGGTGA